From Aquabacter sp. L1I39, the proteins below share one genomic window:
- a CDS encoding ABC transporter permease, producing the protein MSMATDAAPAPRLKLRWAALPVALRRALQFLMLIAAWEAYTRFSGVDPLIFPPPLQVGQALVEGWTSGRLAQATLTTLQLLALSLAIGMGLALIFTVLSRVSTFADDAVELFTSMLNPLPSVAMLPIALIWFGLNVNALIFVVVNAVLWPVTLALSTGFRTVNQTLVNVGRNIGLSWWRMITDVLFPAALPHTMTGIKTGLGYGWRTIIAAELVFGVSGAKSGLGNFLNDARYFLRTDEVFAGIISVALIGITLELVLAAIERRTIVRWGMKQQSSTQTTR; encoded by the coding sequence ATGTCCATGGCGACTGACGCCGCCCCCGCCCCTCGCCTGAAGCTGCGCTGGGCCGCCTTGCCCGTGGCCCTGCGCCGGGCGCTGCAATTCCTTATGCTCATCGCGGCGTGGGAAGCCTATACGCGCTTTTCGGGCGTCGACCCGCTCATCTTCCCGCCGCCGCTCCAGGTCGGGCAGGCGCTGGTGGAGGGCTGGACCTCCGGGCGCCTCGCCCAGGCGACCCTCACCACGCTGCAATTGCTGGCCCTGTCGCTGGCCATCGGCATGGGGCTGGCGCTCATCTTCACCGTCCTCTCCCGCGTCTCCACCTTCGCGGACGATGCGGTGGAGCTGTTCACCTCCATGCTGAACCCGCTGCCCTCGGTGGCCATGCTGCCCATCGCGCTCATCTGGTTCGGGCTCAACGTCAATGCGCTGATCTTCGTGGTGGTGAATGCGGTGCTCTGGCCGGTGACCCTGGCGCTCTCCACCGGCTTTCGCACGGTGAACCAGACGCTGGTGAATGTAGGCCGCAACATTGGCCTGAGCTGGTGGCGGATGATCACCGACGTGCTCTTTCCCGCCGCCTTGCCCCACACCATGACCGGCATCAAGACCGGCCTTGGCTATGGCTGGCGCACCATCATCGCCGCCGAGCTGGTGTTCGGGGTCTCCGGCGCCAAGAGCGGGCTCGGCAATTTCCTCAATGACGCCCGCTACTTCCTGCGCACCGACGAGGTCTTTGCCGGGATCATCTCGGTGGCCCTCATCGGCATCACGCTGGAACTCGTCCTCGCCGCCATCGAGCGCCGCACCATCGTGCGCT
- a CDS encoding ABC transporter ATP-binding protein, with the protein MRQVQAQTVPDAERPMLAVTGLHLGYGGPAGTVTAVKDVTFTAARGETAILLGPSGCGKSTILKAVAGFLSPLKGTLQVNGRAVDRPGPDRAVVFQEFDQLFPWRTVLDNIAYPQRRIGRSRAAADARARDLLALMKLEHAADRFPHQLSGGMKQRVAIARALAMDPAMLLMDEPFGALDPQTRLRLQLELLEIVRRSQATVLFVTHSIAEAVLLGDDIIILDGHPSGIKEIVDARAAREPSSPRALEIGRHVAGVMGEGASHVHGD; encoded by the coding sequence ATGCGACAGGTTCAGGCACAGACCGTGCCGGACGCTGAACGCCCCATGCTGGCCGTCACCGGCCTGCATCTGGGCTATGGCGGGCCGGCGGGGACCGTGACCGCGGTGAAGGATGTCACCTTCACCGCGGCGCGCGGCGAGACGGCCATCCTGCTCGGCCCCTCCGGCTGCGGCAAGTCCACCATCCTCAAAGCCGTGGCGGGCTTCCTCTCGCCCTTGAAGGGCACGCTCCAGGTGAATGGCCGCGCGGTGGACCGGCCCGGCCCCGACCGGGCGGTGGTGTTCCAGGAATTCGACCAGCTCTTTCCCTGGCGCACGGTGCTCGACAACATCGCCTATCCCCAGCGCCGCATCGGCCGCAGCCGCGCCGCAGCCGATGCCCGCGCCCGCGATTTGCTGGCGCTGATGAAGCTGGAGCATGCGGCGGATCGCTTCCCCCACCAATTGTCCGGCGGCATGAAGCAGCGCGTGGCCATCGCCCGCGCCTTGGCGATGGACCCCGCCATGCTGCTCATGGACGAGCCCTTCGGCGCCCTTGATCCGCAGACGCGCCTGCGCCTGCAACTGGAATTGCTGGAGATCGTGCGCCGCTCGCAGGCGACCGTTCTCTTCGTCACCCATTCCATCGCCGAGGCGGTGCTGCTGGGCGACGACATCATCATCCTCGACGGCCACCCTTCCGGCATCAAGGAGATCGTGGACGCACGGGCGGCGCGGGAGCCCTCCTCCCCGCGCGCGCTGGAGATCGGCCGCCATGTGGCGGGCGTGATGGGAGAAGGAGCAAGCCATGTCCATGGCGACTGA
- a CDS encoding RidA family protein — protein MTNPTQPPLTRVMSREAPAPGGHYSQAIVAGGTVYVSGQLGVLRGQDPSRSLREQTLFALASIEAILKPAGCDRTRVAKTTLYISDIAGWDEVNAAYADFFGDHRPARSVVPTGPLHFGAKVEIEAIAVI, from the coding sequence ATGACGAACCCCACCCAACCGCCCCTCACCCGCGTCATGAGCCGCGAGGCTCCCGCCCCCGGCGGGCATTATTCCCAGGCCATCGTGGCCGGCGGCACGGTCTATGTGTCCGGCCAATTGGGCGTGCTTCGCGGGCAGGACCCGAGCCGGTCGCTGCGTGAGCAGACCCTGTTCGCGCTCGCCAGCATCGAGGCCATCCTCAAGCCCGCCGGCTGCGACCGCACGCGGGTGGCCAAGACCACCCTCTACATTTCGGACATTGCCGGCTGGGACGAGGTGAACGCCGCCTATGCGGACTTCTTCGGCGACCATCGCCCCGCCCGCTCGGTGGTGCCCACCGGCCCCCTGCATTTCGGCGCCAAAGTGGAGATCGAGGCCATCGCCGTGATCTAA
- a CDS encoding alanine racemase has translation MEAAPSPLGFAAQDLETPALLLDRAKLEANAARMRARCADLGVRLRPHLKTAKSVDVARVALPDGPGAITVSTLKEAEYFAAAGYKDILLATAIAPGKFARAARIGASGVDLLLVTDAVSVIEAAEAFCVEAHTRLSFLVEIDCGEHRSGLLPDAPDVVTLARAIHHAPHLDFRGVMTHAGHSYGSDQIPDVVKLAALERDAAVSAAQAIRAAGIPVEIVSIGSTPTVLHADHLEGVTEARAGIYMFWDLAQLSRHMCTVEDIAVSVLSTVIGHNHAARALILDAGALALTKDIGANTFLPDAGYGYVCDAVTGERLGALSVTAVHQEHGHVPVEDETWFARLPVGATVRILPNHACLTCAAYDQYAVITDGRVSALWPRISGW, from the coding sequence ATGGAAGCGGCCCCCTCCCCTCTCGGCTTTGCCGCGCAGGATCTCGAAACCCCGGCCCTGCTGCTGGACCGCGCAAAGCTGGAGGCCAATGCCGCCCGCATGCGCGCGCGCTGCGCGGATCTCGGCGTCCGCTTGCGGCCCCATCTGAAGACGGCCAAATCCGTGGACGTGGCCCGCGTGGCGCTGCCCGACGGTCCTGGGGCCATCACCGTCTCCACCCTGAAGGAGGCCGAATATTTCGCCGCCGCCGGCTATAAGGACATCCTGCTCGCCACCGCCATCGCGCCCGGCAAGTTCGCCCGCGCCGCCCGCATCGGGGCATCGGGAGTGGACCTGCTGCTGGTCACCGACGCTGTGTCCGTCATCGAGGCGGCGGAGGCGTTTTGCGTCGAGGCGCACACGCGCCTCTCCTTCCTGGTGGAGATCGATTGCGGCGAGCACCGCTCGGGCCTCCTGCCCGACGCGCCGGACGTGGTGACACTGGCCCGCGCCATCCACCATGCGCCGCACCTGGATTTCCGAGGGGTCATGACCCATGCGGGCCATTCCTATGGCAGCGACCAGATCCCCGACGTGGTGAAGCTCGCCGCGCTCGAACGGGACGCGGCGGTTTCAGCCGCGCAGGCCATCCGCGCGGCGGGCATCCCGGTGGAGATCGTCTCCATCGGCTCGACGCCCACCGTGCTTCATGCGGACCACCTGGAGGGCGTCACCGAGGCGCGGGCGGGCATCTATATGTTCTGGGACCTCGCCCAGCTCTCCCGCCACATGTGCACGGTGGAGGACATTGCGGTGTCCGTGCTCTCCACCGTCATCGGCCACAATCATGCCGCCCGCGCGCTGATCCTCGATGCCGGGGCGCTGGCCCTCACCAAGGACATCGGTGCCAACACATTCCTGCCCGATGCCGGCTATGGCTATGTGTGCGATGCCGTCACCGGCGAACGCCTCGGCGCCCTATCGGTCACCGCCGTCCACCAGGAGCACGGCCATGTGCCGGTGGAGGACGAAACCTGGTTCGCCCGCCTGCCCGTGGGCGCGACCGTGCGCATCCTGCCCAACCACGCCTGCCTGACCTGCGCGGCCTATGACCAGTATGCGGTCATCACCGACGGCCGGGTGAGCGCGCTCTGGCCCCGCATTTCCGGCTGGTGA
- a CDS encoding HAD family hydrolase translates to MMDGANRTGAARYDAVVFDLLTALIDSWSLWNDIAGSPEAGLRWRRKYLELTYGCGSYRPYEELVAEAAQACGFPVDWAQALADRQAELTCWPEAQGVLAELARKVPLGIATNCSRTLGAIAVSRTGTDFAAVVTAEDAGYYKPRPEPYRAVLEKLGVDPARTLFVAGSASDVPGARGVGMSVYWHNRMGLKPVDAARPDYIADSLDPLLKLV, encoded by the coding sequence ATGATGGACGGGGCAAACAGGACGGGCGCGGCCCGCTATGACGCGGTGGTGTTCGATCTTCTGACCGCGCTGATCGATTCCTGGTCGCTGTGGAACGACATTGCCGGCTCGCCCGAGGCGGGGCTGCGCTGGCGGCGCAAATATCTCGAACTCACCTATGGCTGCGGCAGCTATCGGCCCTATGAGGAATTGGTGGCCGAGGCTGCGCAGGCCTGCGGCTTCCCGGTGGATTGGGCGCAAGCGCTGGCGGACCGCCAGGCGGAGCTGACCTGCTGGCCGGAGGCGCAGGGCGTGCTCGCGGAACTCGCCCGCAAGGTGCCGCTGGGCATCGCCACCAATTGCTCCCGCACGCTGGGCGCCATCGCCGTTTCCCGCACCGGCACGGACTTTGCCGCCGTGGTGACGGCCGAGGATGCCGGCTATTACAAGCCCCGCCCCGAGCCCTATCGGGCGGTGCTGGAGAAGCTCGGCGTCGACCCCGCCCGCACCCTCTTCGTGGCGGGATCGGCCTCCGACGTGCCGGGCGCGCGCGGCGTGGGCATGTCCGTCTATTGGCACAATCGCATGGGGCTAAAGCCGGTGGATGCGGCCCGGCCGGACTATATTGCCGATTCCCTCGACCCTCTCCTGAAGCTGGTGTGA